In Alteribacter lacisalsi, a genomic segment contains:
- the leuB gene encoding 3-isopropylmalate dehydrogenase, with protein MKKITVLPGDGIGPEITREAVLLIEETAEKYGNEFTFQYEDIGGAAVDKHGTPLPQHTVDACRESDAILLGAVGGPKWDKEEASRRPEAGLLGIRKALKLFANLRPINVYPSLLDSSPVRPEIVKNADLLIIRELTGGLYFGTPRERRTGKYGTEAVDTLYYNEAEIERILRKAFELSRFRSKKVTSVDKANVLESSRLWRETADRLAPEYPDVSLEHMLVDNAAMQLIRDPAQFDVMVTENMFGDILSDEASMITGSLGMLPSASIGSEGPGLYEPVHGSAPDIAGENKANPLAAFSSAAMLLKYSFNMAGEAAAIEKAIKTTLDQGYRTQDIAGKGEKVLSTKEMGKAVRSFLPEHATVKL; from the coding sequence ATGAAAAAGATAACCGTTCTCCCAGGTGACGGGATTGGCCCCGAAATTACACGTGAGGCTGTTCTTTTAATAGAAGAGACAGCAGAAAAATATGGGAATGAATTCACCTTTCAATATGAGGATATTGGAGGCGCAGCAGTCGATAAACACGGTACACCGCTGCCTCAGCACACCGTAGACGCCTGCCGGGAGAGTGATGCTATTCTCCTGGGGGCAGTAGGTGGACCTAAATGGGACAAAGAAGAAGCCTCAAGGAGGCCTGAAGCTGGTTTACTCGGGATCAGGAAGGCTTTAAAGCTTTTTGCCAACCTCCGTCCCATCAACGTCTACCCTTCACTACTTGACTCATCTCCAGTCAGACCGGAAATTGTAAAGAACGCCGATTTGCTTATTATCCGTGAACTTACAGGCGGACTTTACTTTGGGACTCCGCGGGAAAGAAGAACTGGAAAATATGGGACTGAGGCCGTTGATACACTTTATTATAACGAAGCAGAGATCGAAAGGATTTTAAGGAAAGCATTCGAGCTTTCCCGTTTTAGATCAAAAAAGGTAACCTCTGTTGATAAGGCCAATGTCCTTGAAAGCAGCCGGCTATGGAGAGAAACAGCTGACCGTTTAGCTCCTGAATACCCGGACGTCTCACTTGAACACATGCTCGTTGATAACGCTGCAATGCAGCTGATCCGCGATCCTGCACAATTTGACGTGATGGTTACGGAGAATATGTTTGGTGATATTTTAAGTGATGAGGCTTCTATGATTACGGGTTCGCTGGGTATGCTTCCTTCTGCAAGTATAGGTTCAGAAGGTCCGGGCCTATATGAGCCCGTGCACGGGTCAGCACCTGATATCGCAGGTGAAAACAAAGCCAATCCCCTGGCAGCTTTCTCCTCCGCTGCCATGCTGCTGAAGTATTCTTTCAATATGGCTGGAGAAGCTGCAGCAATTGAAAAAGCAATTAAAACCACACTGGATCAAGGGTATCGCACACAGGATATTGCTGGTAAAGGTGAAAAAGTGCTTTCTACCAAAGAAATGGGTAAAGCTGTAAGAAGCTTCCTCCCTGAGCACGCTACTGTGAAACTATAG
- a CDS encoding 2-isopropylmalate synthase: MRKVDIFDTTLRDGEQSAGVNLQSHEKLEIAYQLERYGVDIMEAGFPASSQGELQSVKQIAENMKHCTVLGLARANHKDIDAVREAVKGAAKPGIHIFLATSPVHMQYKLNKTPKQVIETAVESVRYASQYFSHIQFSAEDATRSDWPFLAEIIEKTIDAGATVINLPDTVGFTTPEEYRKLFEYVQENVPNIHRVKLSAHCHDDLGMAVANTLAAINGGASQIEGTINGIGERAGNAALEEIAVALKIRQDAYKIETQIDLSQTVRTSKLVTKLTGMIVPQNKAVVGANAFAHESGIHQDGVLKNKQTYEIIEPEMIGLTSNKMVLGKHSGSHAFNEKCKEFGIYLDKKDSRKLFKAFKDLTAKKKEVTEDDIFALMMDSSLQETSPTYQLELLQVSYGSHVVPTTTIGIRTPEGNVVQESATGKGSVESVYNTIDRILNQPVTLTDYRIQSTTDGIDSLAEVYVQIEIEGASSSGRGIEHDVLEASAKAYLDAVNRLNVKEYFGEQAKGVSSL, encoded by the coding sequence ATGCGAAAGGTTGATATCTTTGATACAACGCTAAGAGACGGTGAACAATCCGCTGGAGTCAACTTACAATCTCATGAAAAGCTCGAAATTGCCTATCAGTTGGAACGCTATGGAGTAGATATCATGGAGGCTGGATTTCCAGCCTCCTCCCAAGGGGAGTTGCAATCGGTAAAACAAATAGCTGAAAACATGAAGCATTGTACGGTACTGGGTTTAGCCCGGGCGAACCATAAAGATATCGATGCAGTACGGGAAGCAGTAAAAGGGGCAGCTAAACCGGGCATTCACATCTTCCTCGCTACATCCCCGGTTCATATGCAATATAAGCTGAACAAAACCCCGAAACAGGTGATTGAGACTGCAGTCGAGTCTGTTCGCTACGCATCTCAGTATTTTTCCCATATCCAGTTTTCTGCAGAGGATGCCACACGCAGTGACTGGCCTTTCCTGGCTGAAATTATTGAAAAAACAATCGACGCAGGTGCTACCGTAATCAACCTTCCGGATACGGTTGGTTTTACAACTCCTGAGGAGTATAGAAAACTATTTGAATATGTTCAGGAAAATGTTCCGAACATTCATCGCGTAAAGCTTTCAGCCCACTGTCATGATGACCTCGGTATGGCTGTCGCAAATACTCTGGCCGCCATAAACGGTGGCGCCAGCCAGATTGAAGGCACAATTAATGGTATTGGAGAACGTGCAGGCAATGCAGCTCTTGAAGAGATTGCAGTCGCCCTGAAAATCCGCCAGGATGCCTACAAAATTGAAACTCAGATTGATCTGTCACAAACGGTTCGCACAAGTAAACTTGTCACGAAACTCACCGGTATGATCGTTCCTCAAAATAAAGCAGTGGTCGGCGCCAACGCTTTTGCCCACGAGTCCGGTATTCACCAGGACGGAGTGCTGAAAAACAAGCAGACTTACGAGATCATTGAACCTGAGATGATCGGTTTAACTTCGAATAAAATGGTACTTGGTAAACATTCAGGAAGTCATGCCTTTAACGAAAAATGTAAAGAGTTTGGCATTTATTTAGATAAAAAAGACAGCCGGAAACTGTTTAAAGCCTTCAAAGATCTGACCGCCAAGAAAAAAGAAGTCACGGAAGACGATATTTTTGCACTGATGATGGACTCCTCTCTGCAGGAAACAAGTCCAACTTATCAATTGGAATTGCTGCAGGTTTCCTATGGGTCACATGTCGTCCCGACAACTACAATAGGAATTCGCACGCCTGAAGGAAACGTTGTCCAGGAATCCGCTACTGGAAAAGGAAGCGTAGAATCGGTCTATAACACAATCGACCGGATTCTGAATCAGCCGGTCACGCTTACAGACTACCGCATTCAATCCACTACTGACGGTATTGATTCTTTAGCTGAAGTATACGTTCAAATTGAGATAGAAGGCGCGTCCAGCAGCGGCCGGGGAATCGAACACGATGTTCTTGAGGCTTCCGCTAAAGCCTACCTTGATGCAGTGAATCGCCTGAACGTGAAGGAGTACTTTGGCGAACAGGCAAAAGGAGTGAGTTCTCTTTAA
- the ilvC gene encoding ketol-acid reductoisomerase gives MVKMYYDQDISLDQLNNKKVAVIGYGSQGHAHAQNLRDNGVDVCIGLRHGGSWQKAEADGFTVTTAGEATAKSDVIMFLVPDEKQPEIYKQEIEPHLTSGKALAFAHGFNIHFNQVVPPSDVDVFLVAPKGPGHLVRRVFAEGGGVPALFAVYQDASGKARDIALAYSKGVGAGRAAVIETTFQEETETDLFGEQAVLCGGTTSLIKAGFETLTEAGYQPEVAYFECLHELKLIVDLLYEEGLEGMRYSISDTAQWGDFTAGPRVVTDETKKEMKNILSEIQSGEFAKGWVTENQVHRPMFTAINKRESQHPIEVVGRELREKMPFVQQKKKGMVGNAKG, from the coding sequence ATGGTAAAAATGTATTATGACCAGGATATTTCACTTGATCAGTTAAACAACAAAAAGGTAGCGGTGATCGGCTATGGCTCTCAAGGTCACGCCCATGCTCAAAACCTCAGAGATAACGGCGTTGATGTCTGTATCGGGCTGCGCCATGGCGGCTCCTGGCAAAAGGCTGAAGCAGATGGTTTTACGGTTACAACTGCAGGTGAGGCAACAGCAAAGTCTGATGTGATCATGTTTCTCGTTCCAGATGAAAAGCAGCCTGAAATCTACAAACAGGAGATCGAACCACATTTGACCAGCGGCAAAGCCCTGGCTTTTGCGCACGGCTTTAATATTCATTTTAATCAGGTTGTACCCCCATCAGATGTTGACGTATTTTTAGTCGCCCCTAAAGGACCCGGCCATCTGGTCCGTCGTGTCTTTGCAGAAGGCGGCGGAGTCCCTGCACTATTCGCTGTGTATCAGGACGCCTCAGGGAAAGCCAGAGACATCGCCCTTGCCTACAGCAAAGGTGTCGGTGCCGGCCGTGCTGCAGTTATTGAAACGACCTTTCAGGAAGAAACAGAAACAGACCTGTTTGGTGAACAGGCAGTTCTTTGCGGCGGTACGACCTCGCTGATCAAAGCCGGATTTGAAACCCTGACTGAAGCAGGCTACCAGCCTGAAGTAGCTTACTTTGAATGCCTGCATGAACTGAAACTCATCGTTGATCTCCTGTATGAAGAAGGTCTTGAGGGTATGCGTTATTCCATTTCGGATACTGCACAATGGGGAGATTTCACTGCCGGGCCAAGAGTAGTAACCGATGAGACAAAGAAGGAAATGAAAAACATCCTTAGCGAAATTCAATCCGGGGAATTTGCCAAAGGATGGGTAACTGAAAACCAGGTACACCGTCCGATGTTTACAGCAATCAACAAAAGAGAAAGTCAGCACCCTATTGAGGTTGTAGGACGGGAGCTTCGAGAAAAAATGCCATTTGTCCAGCAGAAAAAGAAAGGGATGGTGGGGAATGCGAAAGGTTGA
- the ilvN gene encoding acetolactate synthase small subunit produces the protein MRRTLSVVVTNQLGVLNRVTSLFLRKGFNIESLSVAPIDDHRRSLMTIVVDVPDEKVVEQIKKQLDKQIDVINITDFSIQIPDFAAKSD, from the coding sequence ATGAGAAGAACATTGTCCGTTGTCGTAACCAACCAGCTGGGAGTGTTAAACAGGGTCACGAGCCTCTTTCTCAGGAAAGGGTTTAATATTGAAAGTCTATCTGTTGCACCCATTGATGACCACCGGCGCTCTTTAATGACGATTGTAGTTGATGTCCCTGATGAAAAGGTTGTTGAACAGATAAAGAAACAACTGGATAAACAGATAGATGTAATCAATATCACTGATTTCTCAATACAGATTCCTGACTTTGCAGCTAAATCTGATTAA
- the ilvB gene encoding acetolactate synthase large subunit, with the protein MVLMSNETTTETTSQIMSGSKMIVEALKKENVECVFGYPGGAALNIYDALYDGGIPHILPRHEQGAIHAAEGYARVTGKPGVVVATSGPGATNVVTGLADAMMDSLPLIVFTGQVNSSALGSDAFQEAPTLGISMPITKHSYQIQDVKDLPRIIKEAFHIAGTGRPGPVLIDVPKDLSAAKGSFDYSQPIHLPGYKVQQKPDPDAIKQVTEALKTAKRPVILAGAGVLHAKASAELKQFAEKYQLPVANTLLGLGSFPASHKLFLGMAGMHGTYSANMALYETDLLINVGARFDDRLTGNLEHFAKKAEVVHMDIDPAEVGKIVPTEIPVIGDARESLKQLLSEPHVETETTTWRKSLEESKKEYPLWYKEDNETLKPQRVTELVHKYTAGNAAVATDVGQHQMWSAQYYSFETPNKWITSGGLGTMGFGLPAAIGAQIGLRDTNVVALLGDAGFQMTFQELALLKEYNLPVKIVIVNNKSMGMVRQWQQLFYNERYSESLLPNQPDYVKLAEAFGIKGSKVDCEEDFVHVLKESLSVQEPYIIDCRVTPDENVYPMIAPGKGIQEMDGVKP; encoded by the coding sequence ATGGTTCTTATGTCCAATGAGACAACCACTGAAACCACAAGTCAGATCATGTCCGGCTCAAAAATGATTGTAGAGGCATTGAAGAAAGAGAATGTTGAGTGTGTATTCGGTTACCCGGGAGGCGCAGCTTTAAACATTTACGATGCGCTGTATGACGGTGGGATCCCTCATATTCTCCCCCGACATGAACAAGGTGCGATTCACGCCGCTGAAGGTTATGCCAGAGTCACCGGAAAGCCGGGAGTTGTTGTCGCCACTTCCGGTCCGGGAGCCACAAACGTTGTCACTGGTCTTGCTGACGCAATGATGGACTCGTTACCTTTGATTGTTTTTACAGGGCAGGTGAACTCCAGTGCGTTAGGTTCCGATGCCTTTCAGGAAGCACCGACACTGGGGATCTCAATGCCCATTACTAAACACAGTTACCAGATTCAGGATGTGAAGGACTTGCCGCGAATTATTAAGGAAGCTTTTCATATTGCAGGTACTGGAAGGCCGGGTCCGGTGTTAATAGACGTTCCTAAGGACCTGTCAGCTGCGAAGGGCTCTTTTGATTATTCCCAGCCCATTCACCTTCCTGGATATAAGGTACAGCAGAAACCTGACCCCGATGCCATTAAACAGGTAACCGAAGCGCTGAAAACTGCGAAACGGCCGGTGATCCTTGCCGGTGCAGGTGTCCTGCATGCCAAGGCTTCTGCCGAACTCAAACAATTTGCAGAAAAGTATCAGCTTCCAGTTGCCAATACACTGCTGGGATTAGGCAGTTTCCCCGCCAGTCATAAGCTTTTCCTGGGGATGGCAGGTATGCACGGCACCTACTCTGCCAATATGGCACTGTATGAAACAGACCTTCTCATTAACGTCGGTGCTCGTTTTGATGACCGGCTGACAGGAAATCTCGAACATTTTGCCAAAAAAGCAGAGGTTGTTCATATGGATATAGACCCTGCTGAAGTAGGAAAAATCGTACCGACTGAGATTCCGGTAATAGGTGACGCCCGAGAATCTCTGAAACAGCTATTGTCAGAACCTCACGTCGAAACTGAAACAACGACATGGAGAAAAAGCCTGGAAGAGAGCAAAAAAGAATACCCGCTTTGGTATAAAGAGGACAATGAGACACTAAAACCTCAGAGGGTTACTGAGCTGGTTCATAAATACACAGCTGGAAATGCCGCCGTAGCAACAGATGTGGGACAGCATCAGATGTGGTCAGCCCAGTATTATTCTTTTGAAACACCGAATAAATGGATTACCTCCGGAGGTTTGGGAACGATGGGATTTGGACTTCCCGCTGCAATCGGCGCTCAAATAGGATTGCGGGACACAAATGTCGTTGCCCTTCTGGGTGATGCGGGCTTCCAAATGACGTTCCAGGAACTAGCACTTTTGAAAGAATACAATCTTCCAGTAAAAATCGTAATCGTAAACAATAAATCAATGGGAATGGTCCGGCAGTGGCAGCAGCTCTTTTATAACGAACGATACTCTGAGTCTCTCCTTCCTAACCAGCCTGATTACGTAAAGCTTGCTGAAGCATTTGGAATTAAAGGAAGCAAGGTGGATTGCGAAGAGGATTTCGTTCACGTTCTAAAAGAATCTCTCTCTGTTCAGGAACCCTATATTATCGATTGCCGCGTAACCCCTGATGAGAACGTTTATCCAATGATTGCTCCAGGGAAGGGAATCCAGGAAATGGATGGTGTGAAACCATGA
- the ilvA gene encoding threonine ammonia-lyase IlvA, translating into MKDRTQRSLLKVQAEDVRSALNVVHEAAVKTPLQKDEILSRRYDCNVYLKREDMQPVRSFKIRGAYYLIKSLTEEQRKRGVVCASAGNHAQGVAYSCKKLGIKGKIFMPSTTPRQKINQVTFFGGQMTEVIITGDSFDDAYNEAQKVCSKEKMTFIHPFDDEKIISGQGTVGLEILDQIDEPVSHMFMSIGGGGLASGVAAYAKETSPLTKIIGVEPSGAPAMKESLKKGHVKALEQIEKFVDGASVQKVGEITFDIVKELLDDIVLVPEGKVCTTILKLYNENAIIAEPAGALPVTALDFYRDEIKGKTIVCIISGGNNDIDRMQEVKERSLIYEGLKHYFIVNFPQRAGALREFMQEVLGETDDITRFEYTKKNNREKGPVLVGIELKQPGDYNALIGRMDKNGFSFTELNKDPELFNLLI; encoded by the coding sequence ATCAAAGATCGTACCCAACGTTCACTTTTGAAAGTGCAGGCAGAAGATGTACGCAGTGCCTTAAATGTTGTGCATGAGGCAGCAGTAAAAACACCATTGCAGAAAGACGAGATTCTTTCAAGGCGATATGACTGTAATGTGTACTTAAAACGCGAGGACATGCAGCCCGTAAGATCATTTAAAATCAGAGGTGCTTATTATTTAATCAAAAGTCTGACTGAGGAGCAGCGCAAACGAGGGGTCGTATGTGCCAGTGCCGGAAACCATGCTCAGGGCGTCGCTTATTCCTGTAAAAAATTAGGGATAAAAGGAAAGATATTCATGCCCTCAACCACACCACGGCAAAAGATCAATCAAGTCACCTTCTTTGGCGGACAGATGACGGAGGTTATCATTACCGGAGATTCGTTTGATGACGCCTATAATGAAGCGCAGAAAGTCTGCAGTAAAGAAAAAATGACTTTTATTCATCCCTTTGATGACGAAAAAATAATTTCAGGTCAAGGAACAGTAGGTTTGGAAATCTTAGATCAAATTGACGAGCCTGTCTCCCATATGTTTATGAGTATTGGCGGCGGAGGTTTAGCTTCAGGCGTGGCAGCATACGCCAAAGAGACTTCTCCTTTAACAAAGATCATAGGCGTTGAACCATCAGGTGCTCCAGCCATGAAAGAGTCTCTGAAAAAAGGCCATGTGAAGGCACTCGAGCAAATAGAAAAGTTTGTAGACGGTGCCTCAGTGCAGAAGGTTGGTGAAATTACATTCGATATTGTGAAAGAATTGCTCGATGATATCGTTCTTGTACCTGAAGGAAAAGTGTGCACCACGATCCTCAAATTATATAATGAAAATGCCATCATCGCCGAACCAGCTGGTGCTTTACCTGTTACAGCCCTTGATTTTTACCGCGATGAGATAAAAGGAAAGACAATTGTCTGCATTATCAGCGGTGGGAACAATGATATAGACCGTATGCAGGAAGTGAAAGAACGTTCGCTGATTTATGAAGGGTTAAAGCACTATTTTATCGTAAACTTTCCGCAGCGTGCAGGAGCACTGCGGGAATTTATGCAAGAGGTACTGGGTGAGACCGATGATATTACCCGTTTTGAATATACGAAGAAAAATAACCGGGAAAAAGGACCTGTTTTAGTAGGTATAGAATTAAAACAGCCTGGTGATTATAATGCCCTGATTGGTAGAATGGATAAAAACGGCTTCTCGTTCACCGAACTTAATAAAGATCCAGAGCTCTTTAACTTATTGATTTAA